In Arthrobacter sp. B3I9, the following are encoded in one genomic region:
- a CDS encoding CdaR family transcriptional regulator: protein MQQQDVEQLVEQVALKLGRGLSLEDLDGLLLAYSSNQSHADRVRVNFLLSKRVPVDVGAWQLSHGIATAVRPVVVPANEELGMLGRVCVPLLVRGFRVGYLWVQLDAEDPSATSVLARLPEVAADVEQLSALLLDSNTAESEFRRRREQEFLAACRGESNAVAAVGGWKEVQGRGPWQLVTVLDADGWAEGSDPIASTLIHRSAALQATIGVDAALFSAGTETHAVVLFKESTGRANHAQVLVHYQLELAKRSGRPVRRIILGISEGFARPRELAEAYRQSRQAAQAAAVDARLGELVDCRSTGLYQLLASAGGGAGAWADAGSVYFRLLEDQDRNAELLPVLELFYDNDGSVQQVADKLHLHRSSIYNRLGRIRQLLGVDPLKGMVRLELHAAIKARRWADRPRI from the coding sequence ATGCAGCAGCAGGACGTGGAGCAGCTCGTGGAGCAGGTGGCGCTGAAGCTGGGCCGGGGCCTCTCACTCGAAGACCTGGACGGGCTCCTACTGGCCTACAGCTCCAACCAGTCGCACGCGGACCGGGTCCGCGTGAACTTCCTGCTCAGCAAGCGCGTGCCGGTGGACGTCGGCGCGTGGCAGCTCTCGCACGGGATCGCGACGGCGGTGCGCCCCGTCGTCGTACCGGCAAACGAGGAGCTGGGGATGCTCGGCCGGGTCTGCGTGCCCCTGCTGGTGCGGGGCTTCCGGGTTGGATACCTGTGGGTACAGCTCGATGCTGAAGACCCCAGTGCCACCTCAGTGCTGGCCCGCCTGCCCGAAGTGGCCGCCGACGTCGAGCAGCTGTCCGCCTTGCTGCTCGATTCCAATACCGCCGAATCGGAGTTCCGCCGCCGCCGCGAACAGGAGTTCCTTGCCGCCTGCCGGGGCGAGTCCAACGCCGTCGCGGCCGTGGGCGGGTGGAAGGAAGTGCAGGGCCGCGGGCCCTGGCAGCTGGTGACGGTGCTCGACGCGGACGGCTGGGCCGAGGGGTCGGACCCCATCGCCTCTACGTTGATCCACCGCTCTGCCGCGTTGCAGGCCACCATCGGCGTGGACGCGGCCCTGTTCAGCGCCGGCACCGAAACCCACGCTGTGGTGCTCTTCAAGGAATCCACGGGCCGGGCGAACCACGCCCAGGTCCTGGTCCACTACCAGCTGGAGCTGGCCAAACGCTCCGGCCGTCCCGTCCGCCGGATCATCCTCGGCATTTCCGAGGGCTTTGCCAGGCCGCGGGAACTGGCCGAGGCGTACCGGCAGTCCCGGCAGGCGGCGCAGGCGGCGGCCGTGGACGCCCGGCTGGGCGAACTTGTTGATTGCCGCTCCACCGGGCTCTACCAGCTGCTCGCCTCGGCCGGCGGCGGTGCCGGGGCCTGGGCCGACGCGGGGTCGGTCTATTTCCGTCTTCTGGAGGACCAGGACCGGAACGCTGAACTCCTGCCAGTCCTTGAGTTGTTCTATGACAACGACGGCTCGGTCCAGCAGGTGGCGGACAAGCTGCATCTGCACCGGAGCAGCATCTACAACCGGTTGGGCAGGATCCGGCAGCTCCTGGGCGTTGACCCGCTCAAGGGGATGGTGCGGCTGGAGCTCCACGCGGCGATCAAGGCCCGTCGCTGGGCCGACCGGCCCAGGATCTAG
- a CDS encoding helix-turn-helix domain-containing protein — MALIAPRVTAGLPAEDAQKLKYALNGSHDITVFVDGTVHRLPPKARDAVVDLLSRFSRGEAVTVSSVEEMLTTSKAAELAGISHTYLRNMTDRGEIPVEYRGTHRRIRLADIMAWLERQKKNSPGEGVTGAGHGGPGHDAAGEAS, encoded by the coding sequence ATGGCACTCATAGCTCCCCGGGTGACGGCCGGCCTTCCGGCTGAGGACGCGCAGAAACTCAAGTACGCCCTGAACGGCAGCCACGACATCACCGTGTTCGTCGACGGCACCGTGCACCGGCTGCCGCCTAAGGCGCGGGACGCCGTCGTCGATCTGCTCAGCCGGTTCAGCCGGGGCGAGGCGGTCACGGTCAGCAGCGTCGAGGAAATGCTCACCACCTCGAAGGCCGCGGAGCTCGCCGGCATCTCGCACACCTATCTGCGAAACATGACCGACCGCGGCGAGATCCCGGTGGAATACCGTGGCACGCACCGCCGCATCCGGCTCGCGGACATCATGGCGTGGCTCGAAAGGCAGAAGAAGAACAGTCCCGGCGAGGGCGTGACGGGCGCAGGCCACGGCGGCCCCGGTCATGACGCCGCCGGGGAAGCTTCGTGA
- the ptsP gene encoding phosphoenolpyruvate--protein phosphotransferase: protein MQNFPGVGVSPGRIIGSIRQMPKPISEPPAGEQLPAGSTAEEATAALKAAAKAVHDELKARSETVSGDGKAVLEATALMATDTMLLKSAAKLIGRGASNQRAIWEAGASVSEMLHNLGGYMAERATDVLDVRARIVAELRGVPAPGIPTSPTPFILIAEDLAPADTATLDPEKVLALLTAGGGPQSHTAIIARSLGLPAVVAAAGVDELPDGTEVYVDGAAGIITVDPGEAERAAAAHWAATASLLADFDGTGSTADGHLVPLLANVGGAKDAVAAAALNAQGVGLFRTEFCFLERDTEPTVDEQAAAYKGVFDAFPGKKVVLRTLDAGADKPLPFLTDATEPNPALGVRGYRTDFTTPGVLERQLQAIARAEQESEADVWVMAPMISTAEEAARFAGMCGEAGIKTPGVMVEVPSAALTAEAILREVGFASLGTNDLTQYAMAADRQLGPLAGLNTPWQPAVLRLVGLTVEGSTAEGHNKPVGVCGEAAADPALAVVLTGLGVTTLSMTARSIAAVAAVLKTVTLAEAQELAKLALSAPSAAEARAWVRAKLPVLEELGL from the coding sequence GTGCAGAACTTCCCAGGCGTAGGCGTCAGCCCCGGCCGCATCATCGGCAGCATCCGCCAGATGCCCAAACCCATCAGCGAACCCCCCGCTGGTGAGCAACTCCCGGCAGGCAGCACCGCGGAGGAAGCCACGGCGGCACTGAAAGCGGCCGCCAAGGCGGTCCACGACGAGCTCAAGGCCCGGTCCGAGACCGTCAGCGGTGACGGAAAAGCGGTTTTGGAGGCCACGGCCCTCATGGCGACGGACACCATGCTCCTGAAGAGTGCCGCCAAGCTGATCGGCCGCGGCGCCTCCAACCAGCGGGCCATCTGGGAAGCCGGCGCGTCCGTCTCGGAGATGCTGCACAACCTGGGCGGCTATATGGCTGAACGCGCCACGGACGTCCTCGATGTCCGCGCCCGGATCGTGGCGGAACTGCGGGGCGTGCCCGCCCCCGGCATCCCTACCTCCCCCACTCCCTTCATCCTGATCGCCGAGGACCTCGCCCCCGCCGACACCGCGACCCTGGACCCCGAGAAGGTCCTGGCCCTGCTTACGGCCGGCGGCGGACCGCAGTCGCACACCGCCATCATCGCCCGCTCCCTGGGCCTGCCCGCCGTCGTGGCCGCCGCGGGCGTCGACGAACTGCCTGACGGCACCGAGGTGTACGTGGACGGTGCCGCCGGGATCATCACCGTGGACCCGGGCGAAGCCGAGCGTGCCGCCGCGGCCCACTGGGCGGCCACCGCCTCGCTGCTGGCCGACTTTGACGGTACGGGCTCGACGGCGGACGGTCACCTGGTGCCGCTGCTGGCCAACGTCGGCGGAGCCAAGGACGCCGTGGCCGCCGCAGCCCTCAACGCGCAGGGCGTGGGACTCTTCCGGACCGAGTTCTGCTTCCTGGAACGCGACACCGAGCCCACCGTGGACGAGCAGGCTGCGGCCTACAAGGGCGTCTTCGATGCCTTCCCCGGGAAGAAGGTGGTCCTCCGGACCCTGGACGCCGGCGCGGACAAGCCGCTGCCCTTCCTGACCGACGCCACGGAACCGAACCCGGCTCTCGGCGTCCGCGGCTACCGGACCGACTTCACCACGCCGGGCGTGCTGGAACGCCAGCTGCAGGCAATCGCCCGGGCGGAGCAGGAATCCGAGGCGGACGTGTGGGTCATGGCGCCGATGATCTCCACGGCCGAGGAAGCGGCCCGGTTCGCCGGTATGTGCGGCGAGGCCGGAATCAAGACACCCGGCGTCATGGTGGAGGTCCCCTCGGCAGCCCTGACCGCCGAGGCCATCCTCCGCGAGGTCGGTTTCGCCAGCCTGGGCACCAACGACCTCACGCAGTACGCCATGGCGGCGGACCGGCAGCTCGGGCCGCTGGCAGGACTGAACACCCCGTGGCAGCCCGCCGTGCTCCGGCTGGTCGGCCTGACCGTCGAAGGCTCCACCGCGGAGGGCCACAACAAACCGGTGGGCGTCTGCGGCGAGGCAGCGGCGGACCCTGCCCTCGCCGTCGTCCTCACCGGGCTGGGTGTCACCACGCTGTCCATGACGGCGCGGTCGATCGCTGCCGTAGCTGCGGTCCTCAAGACCGTCACCCTCGCCGAGGCGCAGGAGCTTGCCAAGCTGGCCCTCTCGGCGCCGAGCGCAGCGGAGGCCCGCGCCTGGGTACGGGCGAAGCTTCCGGTGCTTGAGGAGCTGGGGCTCTAA
- a CDS encoding TetR/AcrR family transcriptional regulator, with product MSFDGQLPPKTRLLRAAAELLANSAGAAVSTRQITKLAGVTAPTLYHHFGDKEGLFDAVVAAGFEDFVADERDFAPSGQPLQDIRRMWDKHVQFGLKQPELYLVMFGNIRPESRPVIVADAEALMEELLNKAAVAGQLNVPPREAARSILAANVGVTLMLIAEKAPERNLELSAMTRDAMIFAVSTEQARSSGAEDSGRSSVVVAAIALNAALQASHSDQLSSSELKLFLEWLHRISTSSTS from the coding sequence ATGAGTTTCGATGGCCAGCTCCCGCCCAAAACGCGGCTGCTCCGTGCGGCCGCCGAGCTGCTGGCCAATTCAGCCGGAGCGGCGGTCTCCACCCGCCAGATCACCAAGCTGGCGGGAGTGACAGCCCCCACCCTTTACCACCACTTCGGCGACAAGGAGGGCCTGTTCGACGCCGTCGTCGCGGCCGGTTTTGAGGACTTCGTGGCGGACGAACGCGACTTCGCGCCATCCGGCCAGCCGCTGCAGGACATCCGGCGGATGTGGGACAAGCACGTGCAGTTCGGCCTCAAGCAGCCGGAACTGTATCTGGTCATGTTCGGCAACATCCGGCCGGAGAGCCGTCCCGTCATCGTCGCCGATGCCGAGGCGCTGATGGAGGAGCTGCTGAACAAGGCCGCCGTCGCGGGCCAACTCAATGTCCCGCCGCGGGAAGCGGCCAGGAGCATCCTGGCCGCCAACGTGGGCGTGACGCTCATGCTGATCGCGGAAAAGGCGCCAGAGCGGAACCTCGAACTGTCCGCCATGACCCGCGACGCCATGATCTTCGCCGTTTCCACCGAGCAGGCCCGGAGCAGCGGCGCGGAAGATTCCGGCAGATCCTCGGTGGTTGTGGCGGCCATCGCATTGAATGCGGCTCTTCAGGCGTCGCACTCGGACCAACTCTCCAGCTCAGAACTCAAGCTGTTCCTTGAATGGCTGCACCGAATCTCCACCAGCTCAACCAGCTAG
- a CDS encoding PTS mannitol transporter subunit IICBA has translation MATETVAKPRTSARVHVQKFGTFLSGMIMPNIGAFIAWGLITALFIEKGWIPVPALGGFGTNAAGAPNVGLVGPMITYLLPLLIGYTGGKMVYDVRGGVVGAIGTMGVIVGAGIPMFIGAMIMGPLGGWTIKKIDSIWDGKIRPGFEMLVNNFSAGIWGALLAMLGFFGIAPLVQGFSAGAGNVVQFLVNNGLLPLTSIFIEPAKVLFLNNAINHGVLTPLGIQQSLDQGKSILFLLEANPGPGLGILLAYMFFGRGAAKASAPGAALIHFFGGIHEIYFPYVLMRPLLILAAIAGGMTGIATLAVTNSGLVAPAAPGSIFAVIAQTSRDSYVGVILAVLLAATASFLVASVILRTTRHSDEGDLSDATSRMEAMKGKKSSVSSTLTGAGAGTAGAAGSVAVLAGPVKNIVFACDAGMGSSAMGASVLRNKIKAAGYPDVKVTNAAIANLNDSYDVVVTHQDLTERAKPVTASAVHVSVDNFMNSPRYDEIVELVRSSNTDSQAAGGGAHVAETHGADTRGAGTTTVTEEEAGAGPAGILVADSVVLNGAATTRDAAIDEAGRLLLDRGAVDSGYIDAMHEREESVSTYMGSFLAIPHGTNAAKDHIRKSAVSVVRYPDGIDWNGKQVKFVVGVAGINNEHLHILSSIAKVFTNKAQVAQLEAATTVDEVLDLFGKVNS, from the coding sequence ATGGCAACAGAGACAGTTGCGAAACCCCGCACCAGTGCGCGGGTGCACGTCCAGAAGTTCGGGACGTTCCTGTCCGGCATGATCATGCCCAACATCGGAGCGTTCATCGCCTGGGGCCTGATCACCGCCCTCTTCATCGAGAAGGGGTGGATACCCGTTCCGGCCCTTGGCGGCTTCGGCACCAATGCCGCGGGCGCACCGAATGTGGGCCTCGTCGGTCCCATGATCACCTACCTGCTGCCGCTCCTGATCGGTTACACCGGCGGCAAGATGGTCTATGACGTCAGGGGCGGCGTGGTCGGCGCCATAGGCACCATGGGCGTCATCGTGGGCGCCGGCATCCCGATGTTCATCGGAGCCATGATCATGGGCCCCCTCGGCGGCTGGACCATCAAGAAGATCGACTCGATCTGGGACGGCAAGATCCGGCCCGGTTTCGAGATGCTCGTGAACAACTTCTCCGCCGGCATCTGGGGTGCCCTGCTGGCCATGCTTGGCTTCTTCGGGATTGCCCCGCTGGTGCAGGGTTTCAGTGCGGGAGCAGGGAACGTCGTCCAGTTCCTGGTAAACAACGGCCTGCTGCCGCTGACCAGCATCTTCATTGAACCCGCCAAGGTCCTGTTCCTGAACAACGCCATCAACCACGGCGTGCTGACCCCGCTGGGCATCCAGCAGTCCCTCGACCAGGGCAAGTCCATCCTGTTCCTCCTGGAAGCCAACCCTGGTCCCGGTCTGGGAATCCTGCTCGCCTACATGTTCTTCGGCCGCGGTGCGGCGAAGGCCTCCGCCCCCGGCGCGGCCCTCATCCACTTCTTCGGTGGCATCCACGAGATCTACTTCCCCTACGTCCTCATGCGGCCGCTGCTGATCCTGGCTGCGATTGCTGGCGGCATGACGGGCATCGCCACGCTGGCCGTCACCAACTCCGGCCTCGTGGCACCGGCGGCCCCTGGTTCCATATTCGCGGTGATCGCGCAGACCTCCCGTGACAGCTATGTCGGTGTCATCCTCGCGGTCCTGCTGGCGGCAACCGCGTCCTTCCTCGTGGCCTCCGTCATCCTGCGCACAACGCGTCACAGTGACGAGGGTGACCTCAGTGACGCCACCTCCAGGATGGAAGCCATGAAGGGCAAGAAGAGCTCCGTCTCCTCAACCCTCACGGGCGCCGGTGCCGGTACTGCCGGTGCCGCGGGAAGTGTTGCGGTCCTGGCCGGTCCGGTCAAGAACATCGTCTTCGCCTGCGACGCCGGCATGGGTTCCAGCGCGATGGGCGCCTCGGTGCTCCGGAACAAGATCAAGGCGGCCGGCTACCCGGACGTCAAGGTCACCAACGCAGCCATCGCCAACCTCAACGACAGCTACGACGTCGTGGTCACGCACCAGGACCTGACGGAGCGGGCCAAGCCCGTGACCGCCAGCGCCGTCCATGTGTCCGTGGACAACTTCATGAACAGTCCCCGCTATGACGAGATTGTGGAGCTGGTCCGGAGCAGCAACACCGATTCACAGGCAGCAGGCGGCGGTGCGCACGTTGCCGAAACGCACGGTGCCGACACCCGCGGGGCGGGCACCACAACGGTCACGGAGGAGGAAGCAGGGGCAGGCCCCGCCGGCATCCTTGTTGCCGACAGCGTTGTCCTGAACGGCGCGGCCACCACCCGTGACGCCGCCATCGACGAGGCGGGCCGCCTGCTGCTGGACCGCGGCGCGGTCGACTCCGGCTACATCGACGCCATGCACGAGCGGGAGGAATCGGTGTCCACCTACATGGGCAGCTTCCTCGCCATTCCGCACGGCACCAACGCGGCCAAGGACCACATCAGGAAGTCCGCGGTTTCAGTGGTCCGCTACCCGGACGGCATCGACTGGAACGGCAAGCAAGTGAAGTTCGTCGTCGGCGTCGCCGGCATCAACAATGAACACCTGCACATTCTCTCCTCGATCGCCAAGGTCTTCACCAACAAGGCACAGGTGGCGCAGCTTGAGGCTGCCACCACGGTCGACGAAGTGCTGGATCTGTTCGGAAAGGTCAACTCATAG
- a CDS encoding mannitol-1-phosphate 5-dehydrogenase: MKAVHFGAGNIGRGFVGLLLHEAGYEVVFADVADALITQLAAADSYQVHEVGEAPTVRTVTNFRALNSSSQEADVIAEIATADAVTTAVGPHILKFVAPVIARGIAARAPGLGPLQVMACENAINATDILRDEVAAQWDPAAGSLADAAVFANTAVDRIVPNQEAGQGLDVTVETFYEWVIDRTPFAGKEPVIPGATFVDNLAPYIERKLFTVNTGHAAAAYFGFEAGLEKISDAMADQDVAADVGAVLEETKELLVAKHGFNRDEQEAYVQKILGRFSNPHLPDTVNRVGRAPLRKLSRHERFIGPAAELAERGIVPEALLGAIAAALRFNDPADTEAVELAKILAASTPEDATEKITGLERSHPLFPAVSALVEEAKAVV, from the coding sequence GTGAAGGCTGTTCATTTCGGCGCCGGAAACATCGGGCGCGGGTTCGTGGGTCTGCTGCTGCACGAGGCGGGGTACGAGGTGGTGTTCGCGGACGTCGCGGATGCCCTGATCACCCAGCTGGCCGCCGCGGACAGCTACCAGGTCCACGAGGTGGGGGAGGCCCCCACCGTCCGCACCGTGACGAACTTCCGGGCGCTGAACTCCAGCAGCCAGGAGGCGGACGTCATCGCGGAGATTGCGACGGCGGATGCGGTCACCACCGCCGTGGGCCCGCACATCCTGAAGTTCGTGGCCCCCGTGATTGCTCGGGGAATCGCCGCACGGGCGCCGGGACTCGGACCGCTGCAGGTGATGGCGTGTGAGAACGCCATCAACGCCACGGACATCCTCAGGGACGAGGTGGCGGCCCAGTGGGACCCGGCTGCCGGCTCCCTGGCGGACGCCGCAGTGTTCGCGAACACTGCCGTGGACCGGATCGTACCCAACCAGGAGGCCGGACAGGGCCTGGATGTCACGGTGGAGACGTTCTACGAATGGGTCATCGACCGCACCCCGTTTGCGGGCAAGGAGCCGGTGATCCCTGGCGCTACGTTCGTGGACAACCTCGCGCCGTACATCGAGCGGAAGCTGTTCACGGTGAACACCGGACACGCAGCGGCCGCCTACTTCGGCTTCGAGGCCGGCCTGGAGAAGATCTCTGATGCCATGGCCGACCAGGACGTCGCGGCGGACGTGGGGGCGGTCCTCGAGGAGACCAAGGAACTGCTGGTGGCCAAGCACGGCTTCAACCGTGACGAACAGGAGGCCTATGTGCAGAAGATCCTGGGCCGCTTCTCCAACCCGCACCTGCCGGACACGGTGAACCGGGTCGGCAGGGCGCCGCTGCGCAAGCTCAGCCGGCACGAACGCTTCATCGGCCCGGCGGCGGAACTGGCCGAACGCGGGATCGTCCCGGAAGCTCTGCTTGGGGCCATCGCCGCGGCGCTGCGCTTCAACGATCCGGCCGACACCGAGGCGGTGGAGCTCGCAAAGATCCTGGCCGCGTCCACGCCGGAGGACGCAACGGAGAAGATCACAGGCCTGGAGCGGAGCCATCCGCTGTTCCCGGCCGTGTCCGCCCTCGTTGAAGAGGCCAAGGCGGTGGTCTAG
- a CDS encoding amino acid permease, producing the protein MPEQTISGQRTAPGRDTEPHLARSLSNRHIQLLAIGGAIGTGLFMGSGKTISVAGPSVIFVYMIIGFMLFFVMRAMGQLLLSNLAYKSFSDFAGDLLGPWAGFFTGWTYWFCWVVTGVADVIAIAGYAEQLWPGIQLWIPGLATIVILLLLNLPTVKAFGETEFWFALIKIVAIVALIVVGLVMIFTGFRSNAGTAGFTNLWNHGGFFPKEFMGFVAGFQIAVFAFVGIELVGTAAAETKNPEHNLPRAINAIPVRVMLFYVGALIILMSVTPWTEFKAGQSPFIAMFSLAGLGIAATVVNLVVLTSAMSSANSGIYSTSRMVFGLANDGDAPRMFGRLSRRKVPQNALFLSCVLLLAGVALLYAGKDVGVAFDMVTTVSAVCFMFVWSIILASYLVFRKRRPELHAASPFKMPGGIPMVWVVFAFFAFLVWALTTQPDTFTALLVTPAWFAVLGVAYAVVRRSPLHQARVAEWKAMSDAETRDAATRA; encoded by the coding sequence ATGCCCGAACAGACAATTTCGGGGCAGAGAACTGCCCCGGGCCGGGACACCGAGCCCCACCTTGCACGCTCGCTGAGCAACCGGCACATCCAGCTCCTGGCCATCGGCGGCGCGATTGGCACCGGACTTTTCATGGGATCGGGCAAAACCATTTCGGTCGCCGGCCCCTCCGTCATCTTCGTGTACATGATCATCGGCTTCATGCTGTTCTTCGTCATGCGCGCGATGGGCCAGCTGCTGCTCTCCAACCTGGCATACAAGTCCTTCAGTGACTTCGCGGGCGATCTCCTGGGCCCGTGGGCTGGCTTCTTCACCGGCTGGACGTACTGGTTCTGCTGGGTGGTTACCGGCGTGGCGGACGTCATTGCGATCGCGGGCTACGCGGAGCAGCTCTGGCCGGGCATCCAGCTGTGGATACCGGGCCTCGCGACCATCGTCATCCTGCTCCTCCTGAACCTCCCCACCGTCAAGGCCTTCGGTGAGACCGAGTTCTGGTTCGCTCTCATCAAGATCGTGGCCATCGTGGCGCTGATCGTGGTGGGCCTGGTAATGATCTTCACCGGCTTCCGCTCCAACGCGGGCACGGCCGGGTTCACGAACCTGTGGAACCACGGCGGCTTCTTCCCCAAGGAATTCATGGGCTTCGTGGCCGGCTTCCAGATCGCCGTCTTCGCGTTCGTGGGCATTGAGCTTGTGGGAACGGCCGCCGCCGAAACCAAGAACCCGGAACACAACCTGCCGCGCGCCATCAACGCCATCCCCGTGCGGGTCATGCTGTTCTACGTCGGCGCCCTGATCATCCTGATGTCAGTGACGCCCTGGACGGAGTTCAAGGCCGGCCAGAGCCCGTTCATCGCGATGTTCTCACTTGCCGGGCTGGGGATCGCGGCCACGGTCGTGAACCTCGTCGTGCTGACCTCGGCGATGTCCTCCGCGAACTCGGGCATCTACTCCACCTCGCGGATGGTGTTCGGCCTGGCGAACGACGGCGACGCGCCCCGGATGTTCGGCCGCCTCTCCCGCCGCAAGGTTCCGCAGAACGCGCTCTTTCTTTCCTGCGTGCTGCTGCTTGCCGGCGTCGCCCTGCTTTACGCCGGCAAGGACGTGGGCGTCGCGTTCGACATGGTCACCACCGTCTCGGCTGTCTGCTTCATGTTCGTCTGGAGCATCATCCTCGCCAGCTACCTGGTGTTCCGCAAGCGCCGCCCCGAGCTGCACGCGGCATCGCCGTTCAAGATGCCCGGCGGCATCCCGATGGTGTGGGTTGTTTTCGCGTTCTTCGCGTTCCTGGTCTGGGCGCTGACCACGCAACCGGACACGTTCACGGCCCTGCTGGTCACGCCGGCCTGGTTTGCGGTCCTCGGTGTCGCGTACGCCGTCGTCCGCCGCTCCCCGCTGCACCAGGCACGGGTCGCGGAATGGAAGGCCATGTCCGACGCCGAAACCAGGGATGCGGCCACCCGCGCCTGA
- a CDS encoding MarR family winged helix-turn-helix transcriptional regulator — MNSSEKPSPALHALAQDFRNALRHSVYLVRRLDADGDLSAAQLSTLKMLLDDGIRVGEIARNLGVKVPSATEQIIKLEKAGLARREADPDDSRAVRVVLTAEGRSAVESADERRNAVMAGILAALSEPERRALAAAIPVVEKINTTLQH, encoded by the coding sequence ATGAACAGCAGTGAAAAACCCAGTCCCGCGCTCCATGCCTTGGCCCAGGACTTTCGTAATGCGCTGCGCCACAGCGTGTATCTCGTCCGCCGCCTCGACGCCGACGGCGACCTCAGTGCCGCCCAGCTCAGCACCCTCAAGATGCTCCTCGACGACGGCATCCGCGTCGGGGAAATCGCCCGGAACCTCGGGGTCAAGGTGCCCAGCGCCACCGAACAAATCATCAAGCTCGAAAAGGCGGGCCTGGCCCGCCGCGAAGCCGACCCGGATGACTCCCGGGCCGTCCGGGTGGTGCTGACGGCGGAGGGCCGTAGCGCCGTCGAGTCCGCGGACGAACGGCGCAACGCCGTCATGGCCGGAATCCTTGCGGCCCTCAGCGAGCCGGAGCGCCGGGCCCTCGCCGCCGCCATTCCGGTGGTCGAGAAGATCAACACCACCCTTCAGCACTGA
- a CDS encoding MFS transporter, with protein MQGQLADTAPAVEETLEAEKASLLKQPKAVWATALAAVFAFMGIGLVDPILPAIAKNLEASPSQVSLLFTSYFVVTAVAMLVTGYVSSRIGGKKTLLIGLAVIVVFASLSGMSGSVGELVGFRAGWGLGNALFVATALAVIVGVASGGAGTAIILYEAALGLGISLGPLLGALLGGWQWRAPFFGTAVLMAAAFFALVALLPRTPLPERKVRLRDPLLALGHKGLRTTAASGLFYNYGFFTILAFTPFILGMDAYGIGGVFFGWGVAVAVFSVFVAPVLQNRFGATKVLTGTLALLMLDLAGLGLAAGHSVPAVVVLVVASGALLGINNTIYTELAMGVSDSPRPVASAGYNFVRWMGGALAPFAAAQLAEHFGPQVPFFAGAVAAIIAMAIAVGGRHYLAAHEPHVV; from the coding sequence ATGCAAGGCCAGCTCGCCGACACCGCGCCGGCAGTGGAAGAAACCCTCGAGGCTGAAAAGGCCTCGCTACTCAAACAGCCGAAGGCGGTGTGGGCCACGGCCCTGGCCGCGGTGTTCGCGTTTATGGGCATCGGCCTGGTGGATCCCATCCTCCCGGCTATCGCCAAGAACCTGGAGGCCAGCCCCAGCCAGGTTTCCCTGCTGTTCACGAGCTACTTCGTGGTGACCGCCGTGGCGATGCTGGTTACCGGGTACGTCTCCTCGCGGATCGGTGGCAAAAAGACCCTGCTGATCGGCCTCGCCGTCATTGTCGTTTTCGCCTCCCTGTCCGGCATGTCCGGAAGCGTCGGTGAGCTGGTTGGATTCCGTGCCGGATGGGGTCTGGGCAATGCGCTGTTCGTAGCCACCGCCCTTGCCGTCATTGTGGGTGTGGCCAGCGGCGGTGCCGGCACCGCGATCATCCTCTACGAGGCGGCCCTGGGGCTGGGCATCTCCCTCGGCCCGCTGCTCGGGGCGCTCCTGGGCGGCTGGCAGTGGCGCGCGCCGTTCTTCGGCACCGCCGTGCTGATGGCCGCTGCCTTCTTCGCCCTCGTCGCACTCCTGCCCAGGACCCCGCTGCCCGAGCGAAAGGTCCGGCTCCGCGACCCGTTGCTGGCACTGGGCCATAAGGGACTGCGCACGACGGCGGCCAGCGGACTGTTCTACAACTACGGCTTTTTCACCATCCTGGCCTTCACGCCCTTCATCCTGGGCATGGACGCCTACGGCATCGGCGGCGTGTTCTTCGGCTGGGGCGTGGCCGTTGCCGTGTTCTCAGTGTTCGTGGCGCCCGTGCTGCAGAACCGCTTCGGCGCCACCAAAGTGCTCACCGGCACCCTGGCCCTCCTGATGCTGGACCTCGCCGGACTCGGACTGGCAGCAGGTCACTCGGTGCCCGCCGTCGTCGTCCTCGTAGTGGCGTCCGGAGCGCTGCTGGGCATCAACAACACCATCTACACCGAGCTGGCCATGGGAGTCTCGGACTCTCCGCGGCCCGTGGCGTCGGCCGGTTACAACTTTGTGCGCTGGATGGGCGGGGCACTGGCACCGTTTGCCGCGGCGCAGCTGGCCGAGCACTTCGGCCCGCAGGTACCGTTCTTCGCCGGCGCCGTGGCCGCCATCATCGCCATGGCGATTGCCGTCGGCGGGCGCCACTACCTCGCTGCCCACGAACCGCACGTCGTCTAG